A window from bacterium encodes these proteins:
- a CDS encoding L-rhamnose isomerase, whose protein sequence is MDSKWIENGLKNLKEEFGERKINKAVEMIKKFEVEIPSWALGPFGGGRFGNYTPPGYAKSIEQKIDDGAFIHSLTGSTPYISTHILWDFSEDGIEGDYEIAVRVKKICEERGMKLGTINPTYFLTGSEKGSFTSPSESVRKRYIEQTILAGKIAKELGNGIINLWFPDGSLYPGQIDLSTAYIRMKESLLESYKKISKDVHILIEYKVFEPGTYSTTIPDWGTSFLLASSLGKNVGVLIDLGHHHHGTNIEQIVAILITENIKCGFHFNTRYVADDDHAVEPNPQVARIFYELVKGDVVIGNKKWAYMIDQASGRENRIHALLHSIDSLQISLAKAAIVDSEKIANLMEKDEIILANRLFNNALLNADVRPIVAQARIEKGLPVDPVKAYIESGYQKKIERR, encoded by the coding sequence ATGGATAGCAAATGGATAGAAAATGGACTGAAAAATTTAAAGGAAGAGTTCGGGGAGAGAAAGATAAATAAAGCCGTTGAGATGATTAAGAAGTTTGAAGTAGAAATACCCAGCTGGGCACTTGGACCATTTGGAGGCGGTAGATTTGGAAACTATACACCTCCAGGTTATGCAAAAAGTATTGAGCAGAAGATTGATGACGGTGCATTTATCCATTCTCTCACGGGTAGTACTCCATACATATCCACACACATCTTATGGGATTTTTCTGAAGATGGAATTGAAGGAGATTATGAGATAGCCGTCAGGGTTAAAAAAATATGTGAAGAGAGGGGAATGAAATTAGGAACTATTAACCCAACATATTTTCTTACCGGCTCTGAAAAAGGAAGTTTTACTTCTCCTTCAGAATCTGTAAGAAAAAGATATATAGAACAGACAATATTAGCAGGAAAGATAGCAAAAGAACTCGGTAATGGTATAATAAATTTATGGTTTCCTGATGGTTCTTTATATCCCGGTCAGATAGACCTTTCTACCGCTTATATAAGAATGAAGGAATCTCTACTTGAAAGTTATAAAAAAATTTCAAAGGATGTACATATACTTATTGAATATAAGGTTTTTGAACCAGGAACATATAGCACAACAATACCTGATTGGGGAACATCATTTCTCTTAGCAAGTTCATTAGGAAAAAATGTAGGTGTTCTTATTGATTTAGGACACCATCACCATGGAACTAATATAGAACAGATAGTCGCAATACTCATTACTGAAAACATCAAATGTGGTTTCCACTTCAATACAAGATATGTAGCAGATGATGACCATGCAGTAGAACCCAATCCACAGGTAGCAAGGATTTTCTATGAACTTGTTAAGGGAGATGTTGTAATTGGAAATAAGAAATGGGCATATATGATAGACCAGGCAAGTGGAAGAGAAAACAGAATACACGCACTGCTGCATTCAATAGATTCACTTCAAATCTCACTTGCAAAGGCAGCCATAGTAGATAGTGAAAAAATAGCAAACCTGATGGAAAAAGATGAAATTATCCTTGCTAACAGGCTATTTAATAATGCTCTCCTCAATGCAGATGTCCGACCTATTGTTGCACAGGCACGGATAGAAAAGGGACTTCCGGTAGACCCTGTAAAGGCATATATTGAAAGTGGATATCAGAAAAAAATAGAAAGAAGATAG
- a CDS encoding ribonuclease HI family protein encodes MKEITAYIDGASKGNPGKASIGIVIYSEGVLLKKISASIGEATNNIAEYTALITALIECLQYKPEKLEIRSDSQILIRQMQGSYRVRDKYLQKLYFIATHLIALYNNVSFIHIPREENKEADKVAQNSLQDNI; translated from the coding sequence ATGAAAGAAATCACTGCATATATTGATGGTGCTTCAAAAGGGAATCCAGGAAAAGCATCAATAGGAATTGTTATATATTCAGAAGGTGTACTTTTGAAAAAAATTAGCGCAAGTATAGGAGAAGCTACTAACAATATAGCTGAATATACTGCACTTATAACAGCCCTTATAGAATGCCTCCAATATAAGCCAGAAAAACTGGAGATACGAAGTGATAGCCAGATTCTCATAAGACAGATGCAGGGTAGTTATAGAGTAAGAGATAAATATCTTCAGAAATTATACTTTATAGCAACCCATCTTATTGCGCTATATAATAATGTTTCATTCATCCATATTCCGCGAGAAGAAAACAAAGAGGCAGATAAGGTTGCACAAAATTCTCTCCAGGATAATATCTGA